One region of Sebastes fasciatus isolate fSebFas1 chromosome 1, fSebFas1.pri, whole genome shotgun sequence genomic DNA includes:
- the LOC141771102 gene encoding high-affinity choline transporter 1-like produces the protein MAVNWPGLLSMGVFYMIVLGTGIWASRKSKREEKKCTGNRSEVAMVGGRNLNIWVSIFTMTATWVGGGYILGIAEVVYDPRKGLVWATGPIAFAISMIIGALFFVTPIRSKKYVTLMDPFQEKYGNAVAAVLFIPALIGDILWIACILGALGGTISVVMDISSSLAVGISASVAVLYTLMGGLYSVAYTDVIQLSFMLIGLAQMESEEEREEKDRGVAIERESESGSEMRQRGRDGECGDNE, from the exons ATGGCGGTAAATTGGCCAGGACTGCTGTCCATGGGAGTGTTTTACATGATTGTACTGGGTACAGGTATCTGGGCATCCAGGAAGTCCAAACGTGAAGAGAAGAAGTGCACTGGGAACCGCAGTGAAGTTGCAATGGTTGGAGGGCGGAACCTAAACATCTGGGTCAGCATCTTTACTATGACAG CCACTTGGGTGGGAGGAGGCTATATTTTGGGTATTGCTGAAGTGGTCTACGATCCAAGAAAGGGGTTGGTGTGGGCCACTGGACCCATTGCCTTTGCCATAAGCATGATTATAG GTGCACTCTTCTTTGTCACACCAATTCGGTCGAAGAAATATGTCACCCTCATGGACCCATTTCAGGAGAAATATGGCAACGCTGTAGCTGCTGTTCTTTTCATTCCCGCTCTCATAGGCGATATCTTGTGGATAGCATGTATTCTCGGTGCACTGG GAGGGACGATAAGCGTGGTCATGGACATCTCCTCCTCGCTGGCTGTGGGCATCTCTGCTTCTGTGGCAGTCCTTTACACGTTAATGGGAGGACTGTATTCTGTGGCCTACACTGATGTCATCCAGCTTAGCTTCATGCTCATTGGCTTG GCCCAGATGGAGagcgaggaggagagggaagagaaggacAGGGGGGTCGCGATAGAGAGGGAGTCCGAAAGTGGGAGTGaaatgagacagagaggaagagatggagagtgTGGTGACAATGAGTAG